One Choristoneura fumiferana chromosome 25, NRCan_CFum_1, whole genome shotgun sequence genomic region harbors:
- the LOC141442394 gene encoding uncharacterized protein isoform X2 has protein sequence MCEIFPEVQKCCFIVPIRVGLIFIAVLAIMTGTVAMSVLVKKTGTSYKELSIGLSRLSASGDVLGEMRTVVRTGVSLASVLFMSMGVVLLIANLTDSNDLAMMFVWGIMAIVIIGVGTIACVTIECMVKDTNCLLSGMDWFSAAFFLVATAIYLFVWLYFAAVTNTYGAYTF, from the exons atgtgcGAAATATTTCCAGAGGTTCAAAAATGCTGCTTCATAGTTCCTATAAGAGTCGGGTTAATATTTATAGCAGTTTTAGCCATA ATGACTGGTACAGTCGCTATGAGTGTCCTCGTCAAGAAAACTGGGACAAGCTACAAAGAATTGAGTATTGGGCTTTCAAGGTTGTCCG CTTCAGGTGATGTATTGGGAGAGATGAGGACAGTGGTGCGCACTGGCGTGTCTCTGGCATCAGTTCTCTTCATGTCGATGGGAGTTGTACTACTCATTGCTAATCTAACG GATTCAAACGACCTAGCGATGATGTTTGTTTGGGGCATCATGGCGATTGTGATCATCGGGGTGGGCACAATCGCCTGCGTGACCATAGAGTGCATGGTCAAAGACACCAACTGCCTCCTCAGCGGGATGGACTGGTTCTCGGCGGCGTTCTTTCTGGTCGCCACCGCTATCTATCTGTTCG taTGGCTGTATTTCGCTGCTGTAACTAACACATATGGTGCCTATACGTTCTAG
- the LOC141442394 gene encoding uncharacterized protein isoform X1, giving the protein MCEIFPEVQKCCFIVPIRVGLIFIAVLAIMTGTVAMSVLVKKTGTSYKELSIGLSRLSASGDVLGEMRTVVRTGVSLASVLFMSMGVVLLIANLTDSNDLAMMFVWGIMAIVIIGVGTIACVTIECMVKDTNCLLSGMDWFSAAFFLVATAIYLFGDYSSIFEDGPLRACIIFDIGSVSTRDVRGCVGKNVFFMNQL; this is encoded by the exons atgtgcGAAATATTTCCAGAGGTTCAAAAATGCTGCTTCATAGTTCCTATAAGAGTCGGGTTAATATTTATAGCAGTTTTAGCCATA ATGACTGGTACAGTCGCTATGAGTGTCCTCGTCAAGAAAACTGGGACAAGCTACAAAGAATTGAGTATTGGGCTTTCAAGGTTGTCCG CTTCAGGTGATGTATTGGGAGAGATGAGGACAGTGGTGCGCACTGGCGTGTCTCTGGCATCAGTTCTCTTCATGTCGATGGGAGTTGTACTACTCATTGCTAATCTAACG GATTCAAACGACCTAGCGATGATGTTTGTTTGGGGCATCATGGCGATTGTGATCATCGGGGTGGGCACAATCGCCTGCGTGACCATAGAGTGCATGGTCAAAGACACCAACTGCCTCCTCAGCGGGATGGACTGGTTCTCGGCGGCGTTCTTTCTGGTCGCCACCGCTATCTATCTGTTCGGTGATTACTCTTCTATATTTGAAGATGGGCCATTACGTGCCTGTATTATATTTGATAtaggctctgtttccaccagagatgtgcgaggatgtgttggaaagaatgtgtttttcatgaaccaattgtaa
- the LOC141442067 gene encoding uncharacterized protein, which produces MHKEKTVFGLLFAPNVIHTKGFWDMDTILSNYSATTESAVQLVLGAVSIFLCCISVMLLVGALFNIPRFIEVYQWGALMYSGTVTFLCLILAAFCFFLHNDLLAGIALLCLIVCNMILTVYFVIVANSLRISLIFLSNADLML; this is translated from the exons atgcataaagaGAAAACA GTGTTTGGACTCCTCTTCGCTCCCAATGTGATCCACACCAAAGGTTTCTGGGACATGGACACGATCCTGTCCAACTACTCCGCGACGACTGAGTCGGCGGTGCAGCTGGTACTGGGCGCCGTATCCATCTTTCTCTGCTGCATCAGCGTTATGCTGTTAGTAGGGGCACTGTTT AACATACCACGTTTCATCGAAGTCTACCAGTGGGGTGCCCTCATGTACAGTGGCACCGTCACCTTCCTCTGTCTCATCTTGGCCGCCTTCTGCTTTTTCTTGCACAACGATCTGCTCGCGGGCATCGCTCTATTGTGCCTGATCGTGTGTAACATGATAT tgacaGTATACTTTGTGATCGTGGCGAATAGTCTACGTATATCTCTAATTTTCCTGTCAAATGCTGACCTTATGCTCTGA